From Jiangella mangrovi:
ACGATGGGTGCGGGGATCAGAGTGCGGCGAGGGCGCGGACGCGGGCCAGGCGCTCGCGCCACCAGCGCTCGCGTGCGGGGTCGGTCAGGCGGTGTTCCTCGAGACGCGCGGGGTCCGGCGACGGCGGCAGCTGCGGGACGGGGAGCGACCCACCGACCGGCCGCAGGCTGACGCCGTCGTCGACCAGGTCGCCGGTGAGCAGCGAGAGGGTCCCGAGGCCGCAGGCGTACGGCAGCGATGGCAGCGCGCCGGCCAGCGCCAGCTGACCCGCCAGCCCGACGCTGGTCTCGAGTGCCGACGACACCACGCACGGCAGCCGCGCGGCCTCGGCCACCTGAAGTGCGCGCCGGACCCCGCCCAGCGGCGTCCCCTTGATGACGGCGACATCGGCGGCGCCCGCGACGGCGACGCGCAGCGGGTCGTCGGCGCGGCGGATGGACTCGTCGGCCGCGATCGGCACGTCCAGCGCCCGGCGGACGGCGGCCAGCTCGTCCAGCGTCCGGCACGGCTGCTCCGCGTATTCCAGTCCGTCCGCCGCCCGGTCCAGCAGCCGCAGCGACCGGATAGCGGTGTCGACGTCCCAGACCGCGTTGGCGTCGACCCGGACCTGCCCGCCCGGTCCGAGCGCTGAGCGCACCGCCTCGACCCGGGCCAGGTCCTCGGCCAGCGAGTCGGGGTGGTCGGCGACCTTCACCTTCGCCGTCGTGCAGCCGGACGCCTCGACGATCTCGTGCGCCCGCGCCGGCTCGACGGCGGGAACCGTGCAGTTCACCGGGACGCGGTCGCGGACGGCCGACGGCGGGGCGAGTGTGGCCTGCTCGACGGCGGCCGCCAGCCAGGGCACGCACTCGGCGTCGTCGTAGTCAGCGAACGGGCAGAACTCGCCCCAGCCGACCGGCCCCTGGAACACCATCCCCTCACGGAGGGTGATGCCTCGGAACCGGGTGCGCATGGGGATCGCGTAGACCACCGCGCCCGCGAAGTCGACGTCAGCCACCGGTCCATGCTGTCAGGGGTTTGTGTGCGTCGTGGCAGGGCACCCTACCCGCGAGGCGCATTGTCATGAATTGGTTCTCGGCGGAGGGTTACTGGCTGAGCCGGCTGGTCTTCCAGCGGGCGCTGGCCGTGATCTACCTGGTCGCGTTCCTCAGCGCCGTGAACCAGTTCCGCGCGCTCATCGGCGAGCGCGGCCTCACGCCGGTGCCCCGGTTCGTCGACCGTGTGCCGTTCCGCCGGGCGCCGAGCCTGTTCCAGC
This genomic window contains:
- a CDS encoding o-succinylbenzoate synthase; this translates as MADVDFAGAVVYAIPMRTRFRGITLREGMVFQGPVGWGEFCPFADYDDAECVPWLAAAVEQATLAPPSAVRDRVPVNCTVPAVEPARAHEIVEASGCTTAKVKVADHPDSLAEDLARVEAVRSALGPGGQVRVDANAVWDVDTAIRSLRLLDRAADGLEYAEQPCRTLDELAAVRRALDVPIAADESIRRADDPLRVAVAGAADVAVIKGTPLGGVRRALQVAEAARLPCVVSSALETSVGLAGQLALAGALPSLPYACGLGTLSLLTGDLVDDGVSLRPVGGSLPVPQLPPSPDPARLEEHRLTDPARERWWRERLARVRALAAL